In a single window of the Candidatus Marinarcus aquaticus genome:
- a CDS encoding HlyD family type I secretion periplasmic adaptor subunit, translating into MAKEKIEQLKQRGREIYKKAHKESKKGYIKGARFYREVKSSPFFDDHNYLPKTPLNDDDYEYMNSLSAAVMQMRPHKLHWVLVAFLFTITLFIIWASFAKIDEISRGSGKVVPSGQNQIIQNLEGGIVSDILVREGDFVKKDQVLIRISNEKSASTMESSRLKAYFLKAQILRLQAELNQVPFEYEQTNDEQMNLFLDNEKKMYEQNERQLESQVQVLREQLNQKKSTLQDSIQAEEHLKISLSMISKEVEMTEPMVKRGIRSQVDFLKLQREENDAKLKHHSASLAIEKTRSEIKEIESKISEIYEGNKVKVREQLNENISELKELEASSVAFKDQVKRTTVMSPSNGIVQKLHINTIGGSIKPAQDLIEIVPTDYNLIVEVKILPSDIAFIYQGQKAIVKFSAYDFSIFGGLDGHVVNISPDTITEKDEKTYYLVRIQTEKNYLGTEKKPMKIIPGMVADVDIITGKKSILDYILKPILKTKQYTFTER; encoded by the coding sequence ATGGCTAAAGAAAAAATTGAACAACTCAAACAACGCGGACGGGAGATATATAAAAAAGCTCATAAAGAGTCTAAAAAAGGGTATATTAAAGGCGCACGTTTTTATCGAGAAGTGAAAAGTTCTCCTTTTTTTGATGATCATAATTACTTGCCTAAAACACCATTGAATGACGATGATTATGAGTATATGAACAGTTTGAGTGCAGCTGTTATGCAGATGCGTCCACACAAGTTACATTGGGTTTTGGTGGCATTTTTATTCACCATTACACTTTTTATTATTTGGGCCTCTTTTGCAAAAATTGATGAAATTTCACGAGGGAGTGGCAAGGTTGTACCAAGTGGACAAAATCAAATAATTCAAAACCTTGAAGGGGGTATTGTTTCTGATATTTTAGTGCGAGAAGGTGATTTTGTAAAAAAAGACCAAGTTTTAATACGAATCAGTAATGAAAAATCAGCGTCAACAATGGAATCAAGTCGTTTAAAAGCTTACTTTTTAAAAGCGCAAATTTTAAGATTGCAAGCGGAGTTAAATCAAGTTCCATTTGAATATGAGCAAACCAATGATGAACAGATGAATCTCTTTTTGGATAATGAAAAAAAGATGTATGAACAAAATGAACGACAACTCGAGTCCCAAGTACAGGTTTTAAGAGAGCAATTAAACCAAAAAAAAAGTACACTACAAGATTCTATTCAAGCAGAAGAACACTTGAAAATTTCTCTTTCTATGATTTCAAAAGAGGTTGAGATGACAGAGCCTATGGTAAAACGGGGAATTCGTTCACAAGTTGATTTTTTGAAATTGCAAAGAGAAGAGAATGATGCAAAATTGAAGCATCACAGTGCGAGTCTAGCCATAGAAAAGACACGCTCTGAAATCAAAGAAATTGAGAGTAAAATTTCTGAGATTTATGAAGGAAACAAAGTAAAAGTGCGTGAACAGCTTAATGAAAATATCAGTGAGTTAAAAGAGTTAGAGGCAAGTTCAGTGGCATTTAAAGATCAAGTCAAACGTACAACGGTGATGTCCCCTTCAAATGGTATTGTTCAAAAACTGCATATCAATACCATTGGAGGATCGATTAAACCAGCACAAGATTTGATTGAAATTGTACCCACAGATTATAATTTGATTGTAGAAGTGAAAATTTTGCCTTCAGATATTGCATTTATCTATCAAGGTCAAAAAGCGATTGTGAAATTTTCTGCTTATGATTTCTCCATTTTTGGTGGTTTGGATGGGCATGTGGTGAATATCAGTCCGGATACGATTACAGAAAAAGATGAAAAAACATACTATTTGGTTCGTATTCAAACTGAAAAAAACTATTTAGGAACTGAAAAAAAACCAATGAAAATCATTCCAGGTATGGTCGCTGATGTTGATATTATCACAGGGAAAAAGTCAATTTTGGACTATATCTTAAAACCTATTTTAAAAACAAAGCAGTATACCTTTACGGAGAGATAA